The following are encoded in a window of Rhizobium sp. 11515TR genomic DNA:
- a CDS encoding protein adenylyltransferase SelO translates to MSSPLNDDTALRAPTVAFDNSYARLPPQFFADQAPTPVAAPQLVKFNEILARELGLDVETLKRNAAAIFSGNELLLGSQPIAMAYAGHQFGNFVPQLGDGRAILLGEVKDRNGRRRDIQLKGSGPTPFSRRGDGRAALGPVLREYIVSEAMHALGIPTTRALAAVITGEPVYREKVLPGAVFTRVAASHIRVGTFQFFAARGDTKSVRTLADYVIARHYPEIRDRKNPYLALLEAVADRQASLIARWLHVGFIHGVMNTDNMTVSGETIDFGPCAFMDAYDPATVFSSIDRNGRYAYANQPAIGQWNLARLGETLIPLIDPSVDTAIELANTVIKAYGEHFQGYWLAGMRAKIGLASEEDGDLELVQSLLATMQQQGTDFTLTFRRLAALAEDEDVGDFAATFSDPQSTTPWLERWRERLARDPQTPAARAAAMRKVNPAFIPRNHRIEQAIEAAVEDGDFSLFEALVKVLATPYEDQPGFAPYAEPPLPTERVLQTFCGT, encoded by the coding sequence ATGAGCTCTCCTCTTAACGATGATACCGCCCTTCGGGCGCCGACGGTCGCCTTCGACAACAGCTACGCGCGCCTGCCGCCGCAGTTTTTCGCGGATCAGGCGCCGACCCCGGTTGCCGCGCCACAGCTGGTCAAGTTCAACGAGATACTGGCACGAGAACTCGGGCTGGATGTGGAAACGCTGAAACGGAATGCTGCGGCGATCTTTTCCGGAAACGAACTGCTACTGGGATCGCAGCCCATCGCCATGGCCTATGCCGGCCACCAATTCGGCAATTTCGTGCCACAGCTTGGCGACGGACGCGCGATCCTCCTCGGCGAGGTGAAGGATCGGAATGGCAGGCGCCGGGACATCCAACTCAAGGGGTCGGGGCCTACGCCGTTTTCCCGCCGCGGCGACGGGCGCGCCGCACTCGGCCCGGTGCTGCGCGAATATATCGTCAGCGAGGCGATGCACGCGCTTGGCATTCCGACGACGCGGGCGCTTGCTGCCGTGATCACCGGAGAGCCTGTCTATCGCGAGAAAGTGCTGCCGGGTGCAGTGTTTACTCGGGTAGCGGCAAGTCATATCCGCGTCGGCACCTTCCAGTTCTTTGCGGCGCGGGGCGATACGAAGAGCGTACGAACCCTCGCGGATTACGTCATTGCTCGGCACTATCCCGAGATCCGAGACCGGAAGAACCCTTATCTCGCCCTGCTCGAAGCCGTGGCCGACCGGCAAGCTTCATTGATCGCGCGCTGGCTGCATGTCGGCTTCATTCACGGCGTGATGAACACCGACAATATGACCGTATCGGGCGAGACGATCGATTTCGGTCCCTGCGCCTTCATGGATGCCTATGATCCGGCGACCGTGTTCTCGTCCATCGACCGCAATGGCCGCTATGCCTATGCCAACCAGCCGGCGATCGGCCAATGGAATCTCGCGCGCCTCGGCGAGACGCTGATCCCGCTGATCGACCCCTCCGTCGATACGGCGATCGAACTGGCGAACACAGTCATCAAAGCCTATGGCGAGCATTTCCAGGGCTATTGGCTTGCCGGCATGCGTGCCAAGATCGGGCTTGCGAGCGAGGAAGACGGCGATCTCGAACTGGTACAGTCGCTGCTGGCGACGATGCAGCAGCAGGGCACGGATTTCACCCTCACCTTCCGCCGGCTGGCCGCCCTCGCCGAGGATGAGGACGTCGGCGATTTTGCCGCGACCTTCAGCGATCCGCAGTCAACGACACCTTGGCTCGAACGCTGGCGCGAGCGGCTAGCTCGCGATCCGCAGACGCCGGCAGCGCGGGCGGCGGCGATGCGCAAGGTCAATCCCGCCTTCATTCCCCGCAATCACCGGATCGAGCAGGCCATCGAGGCTGCCGTGGAGGACGGCGACTTTTCGCTATTCGAAGCATTGGTGAAGGTGCTCGCGACCCCATACGAGGATCAGCCAGGCTTTGCGCCCTATGCGGAACCACCATTGCCGACAGAACGGGTGCTTCAGACCTTTTGCGGCACCTGA
- a CDS encoding DnaJ C-terminal domain-containing protein — MSRDPYEILGVKRDAPQKDIQSAYRKLAKKLHPDLNPGDKQAEDKFKEVSAAYGILGDEEKRGRFDRGEIDSSGAEQAPRNYYRDYAAQEGQRGRYQNAGGFADFGDADDIFSSFFSRRSRGQSQMQGQDRHYTMEVDFLDAINGVKKQISLPEGPALDVQIPPGTRDGQTLRLKGKGDPGFNGGKPGDALIAVHVRPHRFYTRDGDDIRLEVPISLAEAVLGGKIRVPTPSGAVTVTLPPNSNTGKVLRLKGKGAPVRGKDNGDAYVSLKIVLPDAPDPELTRFVSEWEAGKAQDPRKTMGG; from the coding sequence ATGAGTCGCGATCCCTATGAAATTTTGGGCGTAAAGCGGGACGCCCCGCAAAAGGACATTCAAAGCGCCTATCGCAAGCTTGCCAAGAAGCTGCACCCAGATCTCAACCCCGGCGACAAGCAGGCCGAGGACAAATTCAAAGAAGTCTCGGCCGCCTATGGCATTCTCGGCGATGAGGAGAAACGCGGCCGGTTCGACCGTGGCGAGATCGACAGCAGCGGTGCCGAGCAGGCGCCGCGCAACTACTATCGCGATTATGCAGCGCAGGAAGGCCAGCGCGGCCGCTATCAGAATGCGGGCGGCTTTGCCGATTTCGGCGATGCCGACGATATATTTTCCAGCTTCTTCTCGCGGCGCAGCCGAGGCCAATCGCAAATGCAGGGTCAAGACCGTCACTATACGATGGAGGTCGACTTTCTGGACGCCATCAATGGCGTGAAGAAGCAGATCAGCCTGCCCGAGGGGCCCGCTCTCGACGTCCAAATTCCACCAGGGACACGCGATGGTCAGACGCTGCGCCTGAAGGGCAAGGGCGATCCCGGCTTCAACGGCGGGAAACCCGGGGACGCGCTGATCGCCGTGCATGTTCGGCCGCACCGCTTCTACACGCGGGATGGCGACGATATCCGATTGGAAGTGCCGATCTCGCTGGCCGAAGCTGTGCTCGGCGGCAAGATTCGCGTCCCGACGCCGTCAGGAGCTGTCACCGTGACGCTGCCGCCGAACTCCAATACCGGCAAGGTGTTACGCTTGAAGGGCAAGGGCGCACCCGTGCGCGGCAAGGACAATGGCGATGCCTATGTCTCGCTGAAGATCGTCCTCCCAGATGCGCCGGATCCCGAGCTGACGCGCTTCGTTTCCGAATGGGAGGCAGGCAAGGCGCAAGATCCCAGAAAGACCATGGGAGGATAA
- a CDS encoding S9 family peptidase — translation MSVFKNLPTPPAGPKKPFTDTRHGITRTDDYAWLRADNWQAMFKDPSILAPEIRSHLEAENTYMNAAMADTKELQKVLFSEMKGRIKEDDSSIPMKDGPYAYGTLFITGGEQPHFFREPRNGGERKLLLNGDKENEGKSYFRLSGLDHSSDHSHGIWGYDDKGSEYFTLKIRNFETGEDLADVIENTGGDAVWAPDGKSFFYTLQDENHRPSKIFHHIIGTPQSDDRLVYEEEDPGFFMGVGGSLLDDYIFIDIHDHETSEYRIIPTSDLTAEPKIVAERETEIEYEISEGGDVFYILTNDGDAKDFKIMEAPAENPGKENWREVVPHKPGTLILSHLAYARHLLWLERKDGLPRIVIRDRRTGEEHAIAFEEEAYALGLQGAAEYDTDVIRFSYSSMTTPSQLYDYNMVTRERTLLKTQEVPSGHNPEDYVTRRVFAPAWDGETVPVTLLYRKDTPLDGSAPCLLYGYGAYGVTIPAGFNTNCLSLADRGFVYAIAHIRGGKDKGFAWYEDGKMEKKTNTFKDFIAAADYLNQQKFTSYAKIIAEGGSAGGMLMGAVANMAPEKFAGIIAAVPFVDVLNTMLDDTLPLTPPEWPEWGNPIESKEEYEQIAAYSPYDNVGEKPYPPILALGGLTDPRVTYWEPAKWVAKLRDKTTSDAPILLKTNMDAGHGGASGRFQRLEEVAFEYAFAVKVAEKM, via the coding sequence GTGTCAGTTTTCAAGAATCTCCCCACCCCGCCCGCCGGCCCGAAAAAACCGTTTACGGATACACGTCACGGTATTACCCGCACCGACGATTATGCGTGGCTGCGGGCCGACAACTGGCAGGCCATGTTCAAGGACCCGTCGATCCTGGCCCCGGAAATCCGGTCGCATCTGGAAGCCGAGAACACCTACATGAACGCGGCTATGGCGGACACGAAGGAGCTGCAGAAGGTCCTCTTCAGCGAGATGAAGGGCCGTATCAAGGAAGACGACAGCTCTATACCGATGAAGGATGGGCCCTACGCTTACGGCACGCTCTTCATCACCGGCGGCGAACAGCCCCACTTCTTCCGCGAACCGCGCAACGGTGGCGAACGCAAGCTGCTGCTGAATGGCGACAAGGAGAATGAAGGAAAATCCTATTTCCGTCTTTCCGGCCTCGATCATTCCTCCGATCACAGCCATGGCATCTGGGGCTATGACGACAAGGGTTCGGAATACTTCACGCTGAAGATCCGCAATTTCGAAACCGGCGAGGATCTTGCCGACGTGATCGAGAACACCGGGGGCGACGCCGTCTGGGCACCCGACGGCAAGAGCTTCTTCTATACGCTGCAGGACGAGAACCATCGCCCTTCCAAGATCTTTCATCACATCATCGGCACGCCGCAGTCCGACGACCGGCTCGTCTATGAGGAGGAGGACCCGGGCTTCTTCATGGGTGTCGGCGGCTCGCTGCTCGACGATTACATCTTCATCGACATCCACGATCACGAGACCAGCGAATACCGCATCATCCCGACCTCGGATCTCACCGCCGAGCCTAAAATCGTGGCCGAGCGCGAAACCGAGATCGAATATGAGATCAGCGAGGGCGGCGACGTCTTCTACATTCTCACCAATGATGGCGACGCCAAGGATTTCAAGATCATGGAAGCGCCGGCGGAGAACCCAGGCAAGGAAAACTGGCGTGAGGTCGTGCCCCATAAGCCGGGCACGCTGATCCTCAGCCATCTCGCCTATGCTCGCCATCTCCTCTGGCTGGAGCGCAAGGACGGCCTGCCGCGCATCGTCATCCGCGACCGCCGCACTGGCGAAGAACACGCGATCGCCTTCGAAGAGGAAGCCTATGCACTCGGCCTGCAGGGTGCGGCGGAATACGATACGGATGTCATCCGCTTCTCCTATTCCTCGATGACGACGCCGAGCCAGCTCTACGATTACAATATGGTGACGCGCGAGCGCACGCTGCTGAAGACGCAGGAAGTGCCCTCCGGCCACAATCCGGAAGACTATGTGACGCGCCGCGTCTTCGCACCCGCGTGGGATGGCGAGACCGTGCCGGTGACGCTGCTCTATCGCAAAGACACGCCTCTCGACGGCTCCGCCCCCTGCCTGCTCTATGGCTATGGCGCCTATGGCGTTACCATCCCCGCCGGTTTCAACACCAATTGCCTGTCGCTCGCTGATCGCGGCTTCGTCTATGCCATCGCCCATATCCGCGGCGGCAAGGATAAGGGCTTTGCCTGGTACGAAGACGGCAAGATGGAAAAGAAGACCAATACGTTCAAGGACTTCATCGCCGCAGCCGACTATTTGAATCAGCAGAAGTTCACCTCTTACGCGAAGATCATCGCCGAAGGCGGATCGGCTGGCGGCATGCTGATGGGGGCCGTCGCCAACATGGCGCCGGAGAAATTCGCCGGCATCATCGCCGCCGTGCCCTTCGTCGACGTGCTCAACACCATGCTCGACGACACTTTGCCGCTAACGCCGCCGGAATGGCCGGAATGGGGCAATCCGATCGAGAGCAAGGAAGAGTACGAGCAGATCGCCGCCTACAGCCCCTATGACAATGTCGGCGAGAAGCCCTACCCGCCGATCCTCGCACTCGGCGGCCTTACCGACCCGCGCGTCACCTATTGGGAGCCGGCCAAGTGGGTCGCCAAGCTGCGCGACAAGACGACGAGCGACGCGCCCATCCTGCTGAAGACCAACATGGATGCGGGCCATGGCGGCGCTTCCGGCCGCTTCCAGCGCCTGGAGGAAGTCGCGTTCGAATACGCCTTCGCCGTCAAAGTCGCCGAGAAGATGTAA
- a CDS encoding type II toxin-antitoxin system ParD family antitoxin, translating into MNEKLSISLPSEMVAAIKARVDAGSYASTSEVLRAAVRVWLREEEEYQQRIAAIRQKVAASLDDPRPNLSGHDVKQRLDAFFDKRR; encoded by the coding sequence ATGAACGAGAAACTGAGCATTTCGCTCCCCAGTGAAATGGTGGCGGCGATCAAGGCACGCGTCGATGCGGGCAGCTATGCCTCCACGAGCGAGGTGTTACGGGCGGCAGTCCGGGTCTGGCTGCGGGAAGAAGAGGAATATCAGCAGCGGATCGCAGCGATCAGACAAAAGGTTGCCGCATCCTTGGATGACCCTCGGCCAAATTTGAGCGGACACGACGTAAAACAGCGCCTTGATGCTTTTTTTGACAAGCGTCGATAG
- the bla gene encoding class A beta-lactamase — protein sequence MPTLLTRRRLMAGSVLLIPALTLGPGRLFAEDSGASPPPPATDNSTTPDAGGQRPQGDGGAQDNSQLSDDVDKQLADLEKRTGGRLGVSVLDTETNISLGHREEEHFPLCSTYKALAVGFVLARVDQGTEKLDRRVSYGKDKVVTYSPETEKHADGDGMTIAELCAAAITLSDNTAGNLLLESFGGPAALTSWLRTTGDTETRLDRNEPDVNQAVKDDPRDTTTPDAMLDSIGLLTLGNTLSETSRDQLVNWLVANTTGDNRLRAGLPKEWKVGDKTGTGNNGSYADIAVIWPPDRGAILVTTFVAEATASAKDVEAVFAEISKIVVDMVGQ from the coding sequence ATGCCAACATTGCTCACGCGCCGCCGCCTCATGGCTGGCTCGGTGCTGCTTATTCCCGCCCTGACCCTCGGCCCCGGTAGGCTTTTCGCGGAGGATAGCGGCGCATCGCCGCCTCCTCCGGCAACGGACAATTCGACAACGCCCGACGCCGGCGGCCAGCGCCCGCAAGGCGACGGCGGAGCGCAGGACAATTCGCAACTGTCCGACGATGTCGACAAGCAACTTGCCGATTTGGAAAAGAGGACCGGCGGTCGTCTCGGCGTTTCGGTGCTCGACACCGAAACCAATATTTCGCTCGGCCATCGCGAGGAGGAGCATTTTCCCCTGTGCAGCACCTATAAGGCGCTTGCCGTCGGCTTTGTGCTGGCGCGCGTCGATCAGGGCACGGAAAAGCTCGACCGGCGCGTCAGCTACGGCAAGGACAAGGTTGTCACCTATTCGCCCGAAACTGAAAAGCATGCCGATGGCGATGGCATGACCATTGCCGAGCTCTGCGCAGCGGCGATCACGCTGAGCGACAACACGGCCGGCAATCTTCTGCTCGAAAGTTTCGGCGGACCTGCCGCGTTGACCTCGTGGCTGCGCACCACAGGCGACACCGAAACCCGCCTCGACCGCAACGAGCCGGATGTCAATCAGGCCGTCAAGGACGACCCGCGCGATACGACGACGCCGGATGCGATGCTGGATTCGATCGGCCTTCTGACACTCGGCAATACGCTGTCGGAAACATCGAGGGATCAGCTGGTCAACTGGCTGGTCGCCAATACCACAGGCGACAACCGTCTGCGGGCAGGCCTGCCGAAGGAGTGGAAGGTCGGCGATAAGACCGGCACGGGCAATAACGGCTCCTATGCGGATATCGCTGTTATCTGGCCGCCGGACCGCGGTGCGATCCTGGTCACGACATTTGTTGCCGAGGCGACCGCATCTGCAAAGGATGTTGAGGCAGTGTTTGCCGAGATCAGCAAGATCGTGGTCGATATGGTAGGGCAATAG
- a CDS encoding DUF1697 domain-containing protein translates to MTVFIALLRAVNVGGTGLLSMADLKALCEEIGFQDVRTYIQSGNVVFRAEADEATVLAQLEKALATKMGKSPGVILRSREALERAAEHSPFPHAKPNYLLVTFLQENAPKDALDKLVAPGGEQVHIAGREIYVHYPDGSGRSKLKLPALKVGTSRNLNTVRKLAEMARELEND, encoded by the coding sequence ATGACCGTCTTCATCGCCCTGCTGCGTGCCGTCAATGTCGGCGGCACTGGCCTACTGTCCATGGCCGATCTCAAGGCACTGTGCGAAGAGATCGGCTTCCAGGATGTGCGCACTTACATCCAAAGCGGCAATGTGGTCTTCCGTGCCGAAGCGGATGAGGCAACGGTGCTGGCTCAACTTGAAAAGGCGCTGGCAACAAAGATGGGCAAGTCTCCGGGCGTGATCCTGCGTAGCCGCGAGGCTCTGGAACGGGCAGCGGAACATTCGCCCTTTCCGCACGCCAAGCCGAACTACCTGCTGGTGACCTTCCTGCAGGAGAATGCACCGAAGGATGCACTGGACAAGCTCGTCGCACCTGGCGGCGAGCAAGTGCATATCGCCGGCCGCGAAATCTACGTGCATTATCCCGATGGCTCGGGCCGCTCGAAGCTGAAGCTGCCGGCCTTGAAGGTGGGCACGTCCAGAAATCTCAATACGGTGCGCAAGCTTGCGGAGATGGCGCGGGAGCTGGAAAACGACTAG
- a CDS encoding chaperone modulator CbpM — translation MNENEFRLHLRIETTVLEVWISQGWVVPEVTDQGRNFHDADIARGQLILDLSKSMGVNEPGVDVVMDLVDQLHSLRATLRDLTDAVCRQPPDVQDHILSELTRVESLRRR, via the coding sequence ATGAACGAGAACGAGTTTCGACTTCACCTCCGGATCGAAACCACGGTGCTGGAAGTCTGGATATCCCAAGGCTGGGTCGTGCCCGAAGTCACCGATCAGGGGCGGAACTTTCACGATGCCGATATCGCGCGCGGCCAGCTTATTCTCGACCTCAGCAAGTCGATGGGCGTCAATGAACCCGGCGTCGATGTCGTTATGGATCTGGTGGATCAGCTTCACAGCCTCAGAGCGACGCTGCGTGACCTGACGGATGCCGTGTGCCGGCAGCCGCCCGATGTACAGGACCACATCCTGTCGGAGCTGACGCGTGTGGAATCGCTGAGACGGCGATGA
- a CDS encoding DUF930 domain-containing protein, with product MLKLFAILIPLVSVATSAFAVDAAIKKQLEKLDPSERMEQACDAEAMKRIGTDKTGFKPDKVIAYTFGDPDMKPDAMNAPGAVFRSKGDWYHLSYSCVTGPQHIHVRDLSYQIGDKVPRDAWQEHYLYD from the coding sequence ATGCTGAAACTCTTCGCCATCCTTATTCCATTGGTTAGCGTCGCCACTTCCGCTTTTGCCGTCGATGCGGCTATCAAGAAGCAGTTGGAAAAGCTCGATCCGTCGGAGCGAATGGAGCAGGCGTGCGATGCAGAGGCCATGAAGCGGATCGGTACGGACAAGACGGGTTTCAAACCGGATAAGGTGATCGCCTATACATTCGGCGATCCGGATATGAAGCCGGATGCCATGAATGCGCCCGGCGCCGTCTTTCGTAGCAAGGGTGACTGGTATCACCTTTCCTATAGTTGTGTGACCGGACCGCAGCACATCCATGTCCGCGATCTGAGCTATCAGATCGGTGACAAGGTGCCGCGCGACGCCTGGCAGGAGCATTATCTCTACGATTGA
- a CDS encoding type II toxin-antitoxin system RelE/ParE family toxin, which yields MENLLEIAANVLELSQNIRTTEGYIGRIYARCEKIGNAPFGGVARDDLGPGIRMAVFEKSIVILYVIVENTVWITNIFFGSRDYATLVTRP from the coding sequence ATGGAAAATCTGCTTGAAATCGCAGCTAACGTGCTCGAGCTAAGTCAGAATATCAGAACAACGGAGGGGTATATTGGCCGTATTTACGCGCGTTGTGAAAAGATCGGCAATGCACCGTTCGGAGGCGTCGCTCGAGACGACCTAGGTCCAGGCATTCGTATGGCGGTCTTCGAAAAGAGTATCGTCATCCTTTACGTCATTGTCGAAAATACGGTCTGGATCACCAACATCTTCTTCGGAAGCAGAGACTACGCGACGCTTGTGACGCGTCCCTAG
- a CDS encoding polysaccharide deacetylase family protein: MKRLLLASSLLLAAPAAFAAQPEQPPAGWPQLPPKAPVSKIKLVEPHLHVDRAGKGAPRIALTFDACMGKTDPRILSTLVDQRIPATIFVTARWLRTNPDALKVFLAHPDLFELENHGQNHIPAVDVPTKVYGIAAAGSPQAVAQEVKGGADAMIAAGIAQPRWFRGATAKYTPAAIMQIRGMGYRIAGYSVNGDSGSLLPAKMVEKQYASAKDGDVIISHINQPTHAAGEGVAASILALKAKGVDFVRLQDISEKGDDDTTN, encoded by the coding sequence ATGAAACGCCTGTTGCTCGCTTCCTCACTCCTTCTTGCCGCGCCAGCCGCCTTCGCCGCGCAGCCCGAGCAGCCGCCCGCCGGTTGGCCGCAGCTGCCGCCGAAGGCGCCGGTTTCGAAGATCAAGCTTGTGGAGCCGCATCTGCATGTCGATCGTGCCGGCAAGGGGGCGCCCCGCATCGCGCTCACCTTCGATGCCTGCATGGGCAAGACCGATCCGCGGATTCTGAGCACCCTTGTCGATCAGCGCATTCCAGCGACGATCTTCGTCACCGCGCGCTGGCTGCGCACCAATCCGGATGCATTGAAGGTCTTCCTTGCGCATCCGGATCTCTTCGAGCTGGAAAATCATGGTCAAAACCATATCCCCGCCGTCGATGTCCCGACCAAGGTTTACGGTATCGCCGCTGCTGGCTCGCCGCAGGCGGTCGCTCAGGAGGTGAAGGGCGGTGCGGACGCCATGATCGCAGCCGGCATTGCGCAGCCGCGCTGGTTCCGCGGCGCGACCGCGAAATACACGCCTGCCGCCATCATGCAGATCCGTGGCATGGGCTATCGGATCGCCGGTTACTCGGTGAATGGCGACAGCGGTTCGCTTCTGCCGGCCAAGATGGTGGAAAAGCAATATGCCTCCGCTAAGGACGGCGATGTCATCATCTCCCACATCAACCAGCCGACGCATGCGGCAGGCGAGGGGGTCGCGGCCAGCATCCTCGCGCTGAAGGCCAAGGGCGTCGATTTCGTTCGTCTGCAGGATATCTCCGAAAAGGGTGACGACGACACGACCAACTGA